In Acinetobacter pittii, one genomic interval encodes:
- a CDS encoding TonB-dependent receptor plug domain-containing protein has product MSKSFQPTRLVGAIAIAMGFSPVIFAEDATNATQLDPIVVTASKSAEKASEVPARINIIEPKVLEQSPIASLPQLLQTDASINMVQSGGMGQLAEIYLRGTESDHTLVLRDGIRLNNASSGTASLAFIDTTDIKQIEVLKGPASVLYGTDAIGGVIQLVSKTPEKNRAFITGEIGENKTYKSVIGADLYEDGFYAQIRGQRLESDATKVTNQKTNSSDTASFDQKGFSTKFGVEQKDYGISVDYSHNEGSSLYDAYTFNGALLKQDFENEIINLRSRLNVTNNLELNTRLSQFKDEVNQKDSTDFVHSKTQEVELYSKWKFLPQQTLLVGATHRTLDGDILSYGAPYNENVDSTGYYLQHQFNGDRLNTQVGVRVEDNEKYGSHTVGQIAARYQLLDKTSIYTNIGSAFKSPTLNELFNSWNGNPDLKPEESTSYEIGIDQALPAGFKTGLSAYYTEVEDLIGSVNFGKLTNINKATYQGGEFYIGWQKDDLFAKATYSYVKPENEETHQDLNRRPRQGLTLTTGLQNEVYGISASLVAKSKSKDWDSNYKNPGYATVDINAYWNMNPHIKLFTNIQNIGDVEYKTAYQDQGYYYVNGGRLASAGVTLSY; this is encoded by the coding sequence ATGTCTAAGTCTTTTCAACCTACTCGTCTGGTAGGGGCTATCGCTATTGCGATGGGGTTTTCACCTGTTATTTTTGCTGAAGATGCAACGAACGCAACTCAACTTGATCCAATTGTAGTCACTGCTTCAAAAAGTGCTGAAAAAGCGAGTGAAGTTCCGGCGCGTATTAACATTATTGAACCAAAGGTTCTCGAACAATCCCCTATCGCTTCTTTACCACAATTATTACAAACCGATGCTTCCATCAATATGGTGCAAAGTGGTGGTATGGGACAACTTGCAGAGATTTATTTACGAGGTACAGAATCTGATCATACTCTCGTGCTACGAGATGGAATTCGACTAAATAATGCATCCTCAGGAACAGCAAGTCTTGCATTTATTGACACAACAGATATTAAACAAATTGAAGTATTGAAAGGGCCTGCCTCTGTTCTCTATGGTACGGATGCAATTGGCGGAGTAATTCAGCTCGTTTCAAAAACACCTGAAAAGAATAGAGCTTTTATCACGGGTGAAATTGGCGAGAATAAAACTTATAAATCAGTTATTGGCGCTGATTTATATGAAGATGGTTTTTATGCCCAAATTCGTGGACAACGCTTAGAGTCTGATGCAACTAAAGTAACTAATCAAAAAACCAACTCATCAGATACAGCATCATTTGATCAGAAAGGTTTTAGTACAAAGTTTGGTGTTGAGCAGAAAGATTACGGTATTTCTGTTGACTATAGCCATAATGAAGGTTCAAGCCTTTATGATGCTTATACATTTAATGGTGCATTGCTTAAACAAGACTTCGAAAATGAGATTATCAATTTACGTAGCCGTTTAAATGTAACAAATAACCTAGAATTAAATACTCGCTTATCACAATTCAAAGATGAAGTTAATCAAAAAGACTCTACTGATTTTGTTCACAGCAAAACGCAGGAAGTAGAGCTATATAGCAAATGGAAGTTTTTACCACAGCAAACACTCTTAGTTGGTGCCACCCACCGTACGTTGGATGGAGATATTCTATCTTATGGAGCACCATACAATGAGAACGTAGACTCGACAGGGTATTATCTTCAACATCAATTCAATGGTGATAGATTAAACACTCAAGTCGGTGTTCGCGTAGAAGATAATGAAAAATATGGCTCACATACTGTTGGTCAAATTGCTGCACGTTACCAACTCTTAGATAAAACAAGTATCTATACCAATATTGGTAGTGCATTTAAATCGCCAACGCTTAATGAACTTTTCAACTCATGGAACGGCAACCCAGATTTAAAACCAGAAGAAAGTACATCTTATGAAATTGGTATAGATCAAGCTCTACCAGCAGGTTTTAAAACAGGTTTATCTGCTTACTATACTGAAGTTGAAGATCTTATCGGCTCAGTGAACTTTGGTAAATTAACTAATATTAATAAAGCAACTTACCAAGGTGGTGAATTTTATATTGGTTGGCAGAAAGATGATCTTTTTGCAAAAGCAACTTATAGCTATGTCAAACCCGAAAACGAAGAGACTCATCAGGATTTAAATCGTCGCCCTCGTCAAGGATTAACCTTAACAACAGGTCTACAAAATGAAGTTTATGGTATTAGTGCTTCGCTCGTTGCAAAATCTAAGTCGAAAGACTGGGATAGCAATTACAAGAATCCAGGTTACGCAACTGTAGATATTAATGCTTACTGGAATATGAATCCGCACATTAAATTGTTTACTAATATTCAAAATATTGGAGATGTTGAATACAAAACAGCTTATCAAGACCAAGGATACTATTATGTCAACGGCGGCCGTCTCGCATCAGCTGGTGTGACCTTAAGCTACTAA
- the trpF gene encoding phosphoribosylanthranilate isomerase gives MSQSNQKRTRAKICGITRIEDVQAVVAAGADAIGFVFFPPSPRHVTVEQAEKLAKVIPPYVQMVGLFVNASATEIQDVLDCIPLDVLQLHGDETPEQCQEIARHCKRRWYKAIQVKPDLDVIAEIQKYQMAGASAVLLDAWHPELKGGTGHQFDWSKFPKLDIPLILAGGLTPDNVIDAIHTTGAFAVDVSGGVESAKGIKDQQLIERFMQGVQRGSAK, from the coding sequence ATGAGCCAATCAAACCAAAAACGTACACGAGCAAAAATCTGTGGAATTACTCGCATTGAAGATGTTCAGGCAGTTGTTGCTGCTGGAGCAGATGCGATAGGTTTTGTTTTTTTCCCGCCGAGTCCAAGACATGTGACAGTTGAACAGGCAGAAAAATTAGCAAAAGTAATTCCACCTTATGTACAAATGGTTGGTTTGTTTGTTAATGCAAGTGCTACTGAAATTCAGGATGTACTTGATTGTATTCCCCTAGATGTATTACAACTACATGGCGATGAAACTCCTGAACAATGTCAGGAAATAGCTCGCCATTGTAAACGTCGCTGGTATAAAGCGATTCAGGTTAAACCTGATTTAGATGTAATTGCTGAAATTCAAAAATATCAGATGGCTGGTGCCAGTGCTGTATTGCTCGATGCGTGGCATCCTGAGCTTAAAGGGGGCACAGGACATCAGTTTGACTGGTCTAAATTTCCAAAACTTGATATTCCTTTAATCTTGGCAGGGGGTTTAACCCCTGACAATGTCATTGACGCTATTCATACTACCGGTGCTTTTGCAGTAGATGTGAGCGGAGGCGTAGAGTCCGCAAAAGGTATAAAAGACCAACAACTCATTGAACGATTTATGCAAGGAGTCCAACGTGGATCAGCAAAATAA
- the trpB gene encoding tryptophan synthase subunit beta, with protein MDQQNNVIDYTQYPDAAGHFGIHGGRFVSETLMAALEDLENLYSRMKNDEQFLAEFDRDLAYYVGRPSPLYYAERWSKELGGAQIYLKREDLNHTGSHKVNNTIGQALLAKLSGKKRIIAETGAGQHGVATATIAARLGLECVVYMGAEDVKRQAMNVYRMRLLGATVVPVQSGSKTLKDAMNEAMRDWVTNVDTTYYVIGTVAGPHPYPQLVRDFQSIIGREARKQILEQAGRLPDALVACVGGGSNAMGLFYPFLNDANVKMYGVEAAGFGIETGKHSAPLNAGHVGVLHGNRTYLMSDEQGQIIETHSISAGLDYPGVGPEHSFLKDMKRVEYVPINDTEALQGFRDLTKIEGIIPALESSHAMAYVSKLAPTMSKDQIIIATVSGRGDKDLMTVARIDGVEMVEM; from the coding sequence GTGGATCAGCAAAATAATGTGATTGACTATACACAGTACCCAGATGCTGCAGGGCATTTCGGTATCCATGGCGGACGTTTTGTGTCAGAAACACTCATGGCGGCATTAGAAGATTTAGAAAATCTCTATTCTCGCATGAAAAATGATGAACAGTTTCTGGCAGAATTCGACCGCGATCTAGCCTACTATGTAGGTCGTCCTAGTCCACTTTATTATGCTGAGCGATGGTCAAAAGAGTTAGGTGGTGCGCAAATTTATCTTAAACGTGAAGACTTAAACCATACAGGCTCACACAAGGTAAATAACACGATTGGTCAGGCGTTATTGGCAAAGCTTTCCGGTAAAAAACGTATTATTGCTGAGACTGGTGCAGGGCAGCATGGTGTAGCAACTGCAACAATTGCAGCACGTTTGGGCCTTGAATGTGTTGTTTATATGGGTGCCGAAGATGTTAAGCGTCAAGCGATGAACGTTTATCGTATGCGTTTGTTGGGTGCAACAGTTGTACCTGTGCAAAGTGGTTCTAAAACTTTGAAAGATGCCATGAACGAAGCGATGCGTGACTGGGTAACCAATGTTGATACGACTTACTATGTCATTGGTACGGTTGCAGGCCCGCACCCTTACCCTCAACTCGTCCGTGACTTCCAGTCGATTATTGGCCGTGAAGCACGTAAACAGATTTTGGAACAAGCAGGTCGCTTACCAGATGCATTGGTTGCATGCGTGGGTGGTGGTTCAAATGCAATGGGCTTGTTCTATCCATTCTTAAACGATGCCAACGTGAAAATGTATGGTGTTGAAGCAGCTGGTTTTGGTATTGAAACTGGTAAACACTCTGCACCATTAAATGCAGGTCATGTGGGGGTATTACACGGTAACCGTACTTACTTAATGAGTGATGAACAAGGCCAGATCATTGAGACACATAGTATCTCGGCGGGCCTTGATTATCCGGGTGTTGGCCCTGAACATAGCTTCTTGAAAGATATGAAGCGCGTAGAATATGTGCCAATTAATGATACAGAAGCTCTGCAAGGTTTCCGTGATTTAACCAAAATCGAAGGGATTATTCCTGCACTTGAAAGCTCACATGCGATGGCGTACGTCTCTAAGCTTGCACCAACGATGTCTAAAGATCAGATTATTATTGCGACTGTTTCAGGCCGTGGTGATAAAGATTTAATGACAGTTGCACGCATTGATGGCGTAGAAATGGTCGAGATGTAA
- a CDS encoding DUF1543 domain-containing protein, which yields MPSLFMVMLGGRHARANTEVHDVVMAVGDTLEEVYPQLKQAWFGEAQGLHIDAWAKLSGVSSQGQNYQIHFTDAAPQPDDFKLYLINLGGYNAHEFGELHRYEFVVAPNAVIAKQLGKQFIDQQWQKAHTDRVIDIDDCLAIDCVAGRYIHLIKGDFAAATWENTYLTVV from the coding sequence ATGCCAAGCTTGTTTATGGTGATGTTGGGCGGGCGCCATGCCCGCGCTAATACAGAAGTTCATGATGTAGTCATGGCGGTAGGGGATACTTTGGAAGAAGTTTATCCTCAACTTAAACAGGCTTGGTTTGGTGAGGCTCAAGGGTTGCATATCGATGCTTGGGCCAAGCTCTCAGGAGTTAGCTCTCAAGGGCAAAATTATCAAATTCATTTTACAGATGCTGCTCCACAACCAGATGATTTTAAATTATATTTAATTAATTTGGGTGGATATAATGCGCATGAATTCGGTGAGCTTCATCGTTATGAGTTTGTGGTTGCACCCAATGCGGTCATTGCCAAACAATTAGGTAAACAATTTATAGATCAGCAGTGGCAAAAAGCACATACAGATCGAGTTATTGATATTGATGACTGCTTAGCAATAGATTGTGTAGCAGGGCGCTATATTCATTTAATAAAAGGCGATTTTGCTGCAGCAACTTGGGAAAATACGTATTTGACCGTGGTATAG
- a CDS encoding DUF2804 domain-containing protein: protein MDLIQENGQPRYGRFESVPSTIHVQHYIYKTPYGKVLKGWRKQLKYKKFKFCGIQHKHYSIGLAIADIGWVGHGFFYIYDHKTGQVIEWNAIQPLGHKTYLDEQPLFNQSYFSKSPYQFDIQHANGVRYIRVTKYGEIQLSARIFCAGTDILSLCTPTGINGWTYTQKQTTLAVEGMFINKQNQVVQFDEKTFASLDDTCGFLRPETAWFWLSCNFWDEQGRRIGLNLASGVNESFGNENCLWINGVLFSLTDVLFEKVNDERWQISSLDQKLNLQVHIGWCRYENINLRMIGSQFNQWQAKISGTIEHEASDIINCNEQYGLLEQHYAKW, encoded by the coding sequence ATGGATTTAATTCAAGAAAATGGGCAGCCTCGTTATGGGCGTTTTGAATCTGTACCGTCCACCATTCATGTACAACATTATATTTATAAAACGCCGTATGGTAAGGTCTTAAAAGGCTGGCGTAAGCAATTAAAATATAAAAAATTCAAATTCTGCGGCATTCAACATAAACACTATAGTATTGGTCTGGCTATTGCAGATATTGGCTGGGTTGGGCACGGTTTTTTCTATATTTATGATCATAAAACGGGGCAGGTTATTGAGTGGAATGCCATTCAGCCTTTAGGGCATAAAACCTATCTTGATGAACAGCCGTTGTTTAATCAAAGTTATTTTTCTAAATCTCCTTATCAGTTTGATATTCAGCATGCCAATGGTGTGCGGTACATTCGAGTCACGAAATATGGTGAGATTCAACTTAGCGCTCGAATTTTTTGTGCTGGAACAGACATATTAAGTTTATGTACACCAACTGGCATTAACGGTTGGACTTATACTCAAAAGCAGACCACGCTTGCTGTAGAAGGCATGTTTATTAATAAACAAAACCAAGTTGTACAATTTGATGAAAAGACATTTGCATCACTAGATGATACTTGTGGTTTTCTGCGACCTGAAACGGCTTGGTTCTGGCTTTCATGTAACTTTTGGGACGAGCAAGGACGACGTATTGGTTTAAATTTAGCTTCAGGGGTTAATGAAAGCTTTGGTAATGAAAACTGCTTATGGATTAACGGAGTTTTATTTTCACTAACAGATGTTTTATTTGAAAAAGTAAATGATGAACGTTGGCAAATTAGCTCTCTAGATCAAAAGCTTAATCTACAAGTGCATATTGGTTGGTGTAGATACGAAAATATTAATTTAAGAATGATCGGCAGCCAGTTCAATCAGTGGCAAGCTAAAATTAGTGGCACGATTGAACATGAGGCATCCGATATCATCAATTGCAACGAACAATACGGTTTACTAGAACAACATTATGCAAAATGGTAA
- a CDS encoding metal-dependent hydrolase, translating to MNAHVSYQVEPVVRKDLDFHLNEAPRFWFNNDPFLTRMFDALSLTFPDGERYFIECVRMFRDKIDDPELQKRVVDFIKQEAQHGIAHDKMNQLMKEQGMPVDQFTATLKRIFRFELTKRSPQYNIAMTAAAEHLTALMAETFYSNKKTLENAHPYIRALFAWHAIEEMEHRDVAFDVMKQVGEVPESTRRFVLVLTTVLMFGFTLYRTNIMLKCDGFSSRERLLMSLKGLPWFFGKNGTLTAMKSQYLDWFKKDFHPSQHPVIRQYPVWIETLEKTNDPIAAGEAFWQAGL from the coding sequence ATGAACGCACATGTTTCTTATCAAGTCGAACCCGTGGTTCGTAAAGATCTGGATTTTCATTTAAACGAAGCACCACGCTTTTGGTTTAATAATGATCCTTTTTTGACTCGTATGTTTGATGCACTCAGCTTAACCTTTCCTGATGGAGAGCGTTATTTTATCGAATGTGTTCGTATGTTCCGTGACAAAATTGATGATCCAGAACTACAAAAACGAGTTGTGGACTTTATTAAACAAGAAGCTCAACACGGTATTGCTCATGACAAAATGAATCAGCTCATGAAAGAACAAGGTATGCCTGTTGACCAATTCACAGCTACCTTGAAAAGAATTTTTCGTTTTGAACTCACCAAACGCTCACCGCAATACAATATTGCAATGACAGCGGCAGCTGAACATTTAACGGCATTAATGGCAGAAACGTTTTATAGCAATAAAAAAACTTTGGAAAATGCTCACCCCTATATTCGAGCGCTGTTTGCGTGGCATGCCATTGAAGAGATGGAGCACCGTGATGTTGCTTTTGATGTCATGAAACAAGTAGGTGAAGTACCAGAGTCAACTCGTCGTTTTGTATTGGTTCTTACGACTGTACTCATGTTTGGTTTTACACTCTATCGCACCAATATCATGTTGAAATGTGATGGCTTTAGTTCTAGAGAAAGACTCTTGATGAGCCTTAAAGGCTTACCTTGGTTCTTTGGTAAAAATGGCACCTTAACCGCCATGAAAAGCCAATATTTAGATTGGTTTAAAAAAGATTTTCATCCAAGTCAGCATCCAGTCATTCGTCAATATCCAGTTTGGATCGAAACACTTGAAAAGACAAATGATCCTATTGCAGCGGGTGAAGCATTTTGGCAAGCAGGTTTATAA
- a CDS encoding AraC family transcriptional regulator yields MQDFTISNGYFYLWNTYLKERGIDWQGLNLTDVQARQVQNILASSIDAQSSLHFFLELLELTESRLQVSNLALEMATCITPANFGVLGYMASRSGSFAEVLEYVMKFHRLVIDGEQVVPMKIEQDTSSIRLYWPLVDDSNIILCELTLAAMVQLAKQIAPFHDFLLQHVEFVHRSRGALVHYQRFFQCKLSFEQPYYALTFASEGLSVRPRQADPTLMQLLVKQAEEALAQRKIHTDLAQQIHWIVHEYFKHKQQAPKIEDIAIELNISVRSLQRQLQSLNTSFKLILDTERMKRCEILLHQNESLTVIAEQLGYSDQSALARAHKNLTGQTLLTRKRQLQLAHKNIEK; encoded by the coding sequence ATGCAGGATTTTACGATTTCAAATGGCTATTTTTATTTGTGGAACACTTACTTAAAAGAAAGAGGAATCGATTGGCAGGGATTAAATCTTACGGACGTTCAGGCTCGTCAGGTTCAAAATATTTTAGCTTCATCTATTGATGCTCAATCTTCTTTACACTTTTTTCTTGAACTCTTAGAGCTGACAGAGTCTCGTCTACAAGTTTCTAATTTAGCTTTGGAAATGGCAACTTGTATTACACCTGCCAATTTTGGTGTATTGGGCTATATGGCTTCTCGAAGCGGCAGTTTCGCAGAGGTTCTTGAATATGTCATGAAATTTCATCGTCTCGTCATTGACGGTGAGCAAGTCGTGCCTATGAAAATCGAACAAGATACTTCTAGCATCCGTTTGTATTGGCCTTTGGTTGATGACAGCAATATTATACTTTGTGAGCTAACATTGGCAGCTATGGTACAACTTGCTAAACAAATTGCTCCTTTTCATGATTTCCTCTTGCAGCATGTTGAGTTTGTACATCGCTCCCGTGGAGCATTAGTACATTATCAGCGTTTCTTTCAATGCAAATTATCATTTGAGCAACCTTACTATGCATTAACTTTTGCAAGTGAAGGATTAAGTGTTCGTCCTCGTCAGGCCGACCCAACTCTAATGCAACTTTTGGTGAAACAGGCAGAAGAGGCATTGGCTCAGCGGAAAATACATACAGATTTAGCTCAGCAAATACATTGGATTGTTCATGAATATTTTAAGCACAAGCAACAAGCCCCGAAAATAGAGGATATTGCTATTGAGTTGAATATCTCAGTACGAAGCTTGCAACGCCAACTACAGTCGTTAAACACTTCATTTAAATTAATTTTAGATACTGAACGGATGAAGCGCTGTGAAATATTACTTCACCAAAATGAAAGCCTGACTGTAATTGCTGAACAGTTGGGATATTCGGACCAGTCGGCGCTTGCGCGTGCACATAAAAATTTGACAGGACAAACTTTACTCACACGTAAAAGGCAATTACAACTCGCGCATAAAAATATTGAGAAATAA